One Clostridium estertheticum DNA segment encodes these proteins:
- a CDS encoding cysteine hydrolase family protein, whose amino-acid sequence MLNKWETALIVIDMQYGGGAPDGSLVKMLNVDVTKQEDIVTPMVKLKDYFNENGMLVVNVKTEYNEDFSDWKMLSERFEVRKYKHFIKGSLDAEIIPPLAPRDGEELVVKNRWDAFFNTNLDEILKGKNIKNLIIVGAATDVCVFETCSHAFSLNYNCIVPIETTASFNLERKKMGLALLSFGRSEVVNVEEVYKMFK is encoded by the coding sequence ATGTTGAATAAATGGGAAACTGCATTAATAGTAATTGATATGCAATATGGTGGTGGGGCTCCAGATGGTTCACTGGTAAAGATGCTAAATGTTGATGTAACAAAGCAAGAAGATATAGTAACGCCAATGGTAAAATTAAAGGACTACTTTAATGAAAATGGGATGCTAGTTGTTAATGTTAAAACCGAATATAATGAAGACTTTAGTGACTGGAAAATGCTTAGTGAAAGGTTTGAAGTAAGGAAGTACAAGCATTTTATTAAGGGCTCTTTAGACGCAGAAATCATTCCCCCTTTAGCACCTCGAGATGGGGAAGAGTTGGTAGTAAAAAATAGATGGGATGCATTTTTCAATACAAATTTAGATGAAATACTGAAAGGTAAAAACATAAAAAATTTAATAATTGTTGGAGCTGCAACAGATGTTTGTGTATTTGAAACTTGTAGCCATGCTTTTTCTTTAAATTATAACTGCATTGTGCCAATTGAAACTACAGCATCTTTCAATTTAGAAAGAAAGAAAATGGGACTAGCATTACTTAGCTTTGGAAGAAGCGAAGTAGTTAATGTAGAAGAAGTATATAAAATGTTTAAATAG
- a CDS encoding DUF2975 domain-containing protein, translating to MKENKYNSMTRFLIIVLNVLIAFGVLTFISLIISTLTPGDIEAANKKYIVNCILFFIGTSSLVFILYCLRKILKSVIKAGPFNMGIVKSLKNIALSCFIITICYLINFFYNNQFKSFRLIEIGPTGIHTDTEFLIFFFAGCFVLILAQIYKQAVEVKEENDFTV from the coding sequence ATGAAAGAGAACAAATATAATTCTATGACAAGATTTTTGATAATTGTATTAAATGTGCTTATTGCTTTTGGGGTATTAACCTTTATAAGTTTAATAATAAGCACATTAACTCCAGGGGATATTGAGGCAGCAAATAAAAAATATATAGTAAACTGTATATTGTTTTTTATTGGGACTTCTTCCTTGGTATTTATTCTTTACTGTCTTAGAAAGATTTTAAAGTCTGTTATAAAGGCAGGACCCTTTAATATGGGTATTGTGAAAAGTCTAAAGAATATAGCTTTAAGCTGCTTTATTATAACTATATGCTATTTAATAAATTTCTTTTATAATAATCAGTTTAAAAGCTTTAGATTAATAGAGATAGGTCCAACGGGCATACACACAGATACGGAATTCTTGATATTCTTCTTTGCAGGGTGCTTTGTTTTGATACTTGCTCAAATATACAAGCAGGCCGTAGAAGTAAAAGAAGAAAATGATTTCACGGTTTAG
- a CDS encoding DUF4153 domain-containing protein: protein MEINETMEPKTKEDLYCLLFSLLIGIVFDRLFIDKAFGISYFIFIGLCIGFFLWSTRDRISFVKSFGWFLLIPIALLSFSFAVHTVEIFYFFNILTVSFLMVASSILIVKPSLKWDKGSFIVEILRKGIVNVFKNISKPFKIIKASINIERTVKMEEGKKHILIGILVSLPLLVILILLLSSADMVFGYYFTNLTEILNNINIEEFVPHTIIILFITFYLFGYIWSFKSEEKTIEKSLSAPDARWETVTIITVLVALNILYLIFTMIQFSYLYGGDNIALPANFTYAEYARKGFFELAAVTFINFIIVLSCLKYIKKDNKRLLKIANLLLTVLVAFTLNMLFSANFKLTLYEAAFGYTFLRISVHLFMLLLFILCLVVGAGIWCKKIPIVKSIVVITIIMYTLINYLNMDGFIARKNIERYNETGKLDAYYLTSLSFEAVPYLIELRDKSDSNIKMVIDKNLKYRKEVLDKENSWTEFNFSKNKTRKLLNQGN from the coding sequence ATGGAAATTAATGAAACTATGGAACCTAAAACTAAAGAAGACCTATACTGCCTGTTATTTTCACTGCTGATAGGGATTGTATTTGATAGATTATTTATTGATAAGGCCTTTGGTATATCATACTTCATATTCATAGGGCTGTGTATTGGATTCTTCTTATGGTCCACAAGAGACCGAATAAGCTTCGTAAAAAGCTTTGGGTGGTTTTTACTTATTCCAATTGCTTTGCTGTCCTTTAGCTTTGCAGTTCATACAGTGGAAATATTTTATTTTTTTAATATTTTAACAGTTTCATTTCTTATGGTTGCAAGCTCAATTTTAATAGTGAAGCCAAGCCTTAAATGGGATAAAGGCAGCTTTATAGTTGAAATATTAAGAAAAGGCATAGTAAATGTATTTAAAAATATTAGCAAGCCCTTTAAAATTATTAAAGCTTCAATAAATATAGAAAGAACTGTTAAAATGGAGGAAGGAAAAAAGCATATATTGATTGGCATACTTGTTTCCTTGCCTTTGCTTGTGATTTTAATATTACTTTTAAGTTCTGCAGATATGGTTTTTGGCTACTACTTTACTAACCTCACAGAGATTTTAAATAATATAAATATAGAAGAGTTTGTACCACATACCATAATTATTTTATTTATAACCTTCTATTTATTTGGTTATATTTGGAGCTTTAAGAGTGAGGAAAAAACAATTGAGAAGAGCCTCTCAGCCCCTGATGCGCGGTGGGAGACCGTTACAATAATAACTGTATTGGTTGCTTTAAATATACTGTATCTGATTTTCACAATGATTCAATTTTCTTATCTTTATGGTGGAGATAATATAGCACTGCCTGCTAATTTTACCTATGCAGAATATGCTAGAAAAGGCTTCTTTGAGCTGGCCGCAGTTACCTTTATCAATTTTATAATAGTGCTAAGCTGCCTGAAATATATAAAAAAAGATAATAAAAGGCTTTTAAAGATAGCAAATCTTCTTTTAACTGTGCTTGTAGCATTTACCTTAAATATGCTTTTTTCTGCTAATTTTAAGCTAACTTTGTATGAGGCTGCTTTTGGATATACTTTTTTAAGGATATCAGTGCATTTATTTATGCTGCTACTTTTCATACTGTGCCTGGTTGTGGGTGCTGGCATTTGGTGCAAAAAAATTCCTATAGTAAAAAGCATAGTTGTGATAACCATAATTATGTATACACTAATAAACTATCTTAATATGGATGGGTTTATAGCCAGAAAAAATATAGAGCGCTATAATGAAACCGGCAAGCTGGATGCTTATTATTTGACTTCATTGTCTTTTGAAGCCGTTCCTTACTTGATTGAACTGAGGGATAAGAGCGATAGCAATATAAAAATGGTTATTGATAAAAATTTGAAATACAGAAAAGAAGTGCTTGATAAAGAAAATTCATGGACTGAATTTAATTTTAGTAAAAACAAAACTAGAAAATTATTAAACCAGGGGAACTAA
- a CDS encoding methyl-accepting chemotaxis protein: MNFFVNLSVRKKLVSVFSVICIFMVLIGVEGIISSAKINEGSKYIYSTNLIAIKDLEEIKGSLNYSSANILRIVFIRDKSKLDEQIKLNNDLIDGNKKMQQEYESLPDQSNADSAQEETKTYNDFKNELTKYTEFKTKIIELVKTNNYEAAVEICNTQEDSIINPVFDKLEKLIVINGKDAERSNSNNIAQFNKARNTIILYTAIAFFIMIFMAYILTKNIMYPLNKIKDLAGRLSRYDFSEAVTITRKDEFGQTGIALNIAQENIKELIKEIMNNSSDMSASSEELAATVEEITSKIEVIEQSTMEINSSVQETSATSEEITASVEEVNASMEELSSKAMEGSSNAAQIKDRAKDVQIYTKNALEKSNSIYGEKEKNILKAIEDGKVVDEIKVMADGIAAIAAQTNLLALNAAIEAARAGEQGKGFAVVADEVRKLAEKSSETVNTIQSTIVKVQDAFKNLSENSNDILKFIIESIMPVLEEYSKTGKRYGDDGDFISAMSEEIASMSEEVEATVNQVSTAVQILAQNSQQSAEHTGDIQISIDETTKAMVQVAQTSQIQAELAQKLNELVLKFKI; the protein is encoded by the coding sequence ATGAATTTTTTTGTAAATTTAAGTGTAAGGAAAAAACTCGTATCAGTATTTTCAGTGATTTGTATTTTTATGGTTTTAATTGGAGTAGAGGGTATAATAAGTTCAGCAAAGATAAATGAGGGTTCTAAGTATATATATAGTACTAACTTAATAGCCATTAAGGATTTAGAAGAAATTAAAGGGAGTTTAAATTACAGTAGTGCTAATATTCTTAGAATTGTTTTTATAAGAGATAAGTCTAAATTAGATGAGCAAATAAAACTAAATAATGATTTAATAGATGGAAATAAAAAAATGCAACAGGAATATGAAAGTTTACCAGATCAATCAAATGCTGACAGTGCACAAGAAGAGACGAAAACTTATAATGATTTTAAGAATGAACTAACAAAATATACAGAGTTTAAAACTAAAATCATTGAACTTGTGAAAACTAATAACTATGAGGCAGCAGTTGAAATTTGTAACACGCAGGAAGATTCAATAATAAATCCTGTTTTTGATAAATTAGAAAAATTAATTGTTATCAATGGAAAAGATGCAGAAAGGTCAAATTCAAATAATATAGCTCAATTTAACAAGGCTAGGAATACAATTATACTTTACACAGCTATAGCATTTTTCATTATGATTTTTATGGCTTACATATTAACTAAAAATATAATGTATCCATTAAATAAAATAAAAGACTTAGCAGGACGATTGTCTCGTTATGATTTTTCAGAGGCTGTGACTATTACAAGAAAAGATGAATTTGGACAAACAGGCATTGCGTTAAATATTGCGCAGGAAAATATCAAAGAACTAATAAAAGAAATAATGAATAATTCTTCGGATATGAGTGCATCTTCTGAAGAGCTTGCAGCTACAGTTGAGGAAATAACATCTAAAATAGAAGTTATAGAGCAATCAACAATGGAAATAAATAGCTCTGTTCAAGAAACCAGTGCTACATCAGAGGAAATAACTGCATCCGTTGAGGAAGTTAACGCAAGTATGGAAGAACTATCTTCTAAGGCTATGGAGGGTAGCAGTAATGCTGCTCAAATTAAAGATAGAGCTAAAGATGTTCAGATATATACTAAAAATGCATTGGAGAAAAGTAATAGTATTTATGGAGAAAAGGAAAAGAATATATTAAAAGCTATAGAAGATGGAAAAGTTGTAGATGAAATAAAAGTAATGGCTGATGGAATTGCAGCAATTGCAGCACAAACTAATTTACTTGCCTTAAATGCAGCTATTGAAGCCGCTAGAGCCGGAGAACAGGGAAAAGGTTTTGCAGTAGTTGCAGATGAAGTAAGAAAGCTTGCAGAAAAATCCTCAGAAACTGTAAATACCATTCAAAGTACCATAGTAAAAGTTCAAGATGCGTTTAAGAATTTATCGGAAAATAGCAATGACATACTTAAATTCATTATAGAAAGCATTATGCCTGTTTTAGAAGAATATTCAAAAACAGGAAAGCGATATGGTGATGATGGAGACTTTATAAGCGCCATGTCAGAAGAAATCGCATCAATGTCGGAGGAAGTGGAAGCCACAGTAAATCAAGTTAGTACGGCAGTTCAAATTCTGGCACAAAATTCACAACAGTCTGCAGAACATACAGGAGATATTCAAATTAGTATTGATGAAACCACAAAAGCTATGGTGCAAGTAGCACAAACCTCGCAAATTCAAGCAGAGCTTGCACAAAAGCTTAATGAATTGGTACTGAAGTTTAAGATTTAA
- a CDS encoding DUF1002 domain-containing protein, whose product MKIKSFISKVLIASLALGVIFTSYPGVSVFADSFKSVTLGVDLSDTQKNEMLKYFEVTKNDANILEITSKEEHTYLGKIASEAQLGNKSISCSYIEPTEKGGLKVVTNNLTWVNDGMIKNALITAGIENANVKASAPFEVSGTAALAGILKGFESSSAGKKIDENKKEAANKELVTTGDIAEKIGQNDASNLMNDIKKDVIKEKPKTDQEINKIVDTAIKEYKGKLSDQDVTNIKDVMSKINSLDLNYNNLKDQLNDVTNQLKDKLSSTEAKGFFAKLSRMFSNLLDSIKSVF is encoded by the coding sequence ATGAAAATTAAATCATTTATATCAAAAGTACTCATTGCATCATTAGCATTAGGTGTTATTTTTACATCATATCCTGGTGTTTCAGTATTTGCAGATTCATTTAAGTCTGTTACTCTAGGTGTTGATTTAAGCGATACTCAAAAAAATGAAATGTTAAAATACTTTGAAGTAACTAAAAATGATGCCAATATATTAGAAATTACTTCAAAAGAAGAGCATACATACTTAGGAAAAATTGCATCAGAAGCTCAACTTGGTAATAAATCAATATCATGTTCTTATATTGAGCCAACAGAAAAAGGTGGATTAAAGGTAGTTACTAATAATCTTACTTGGGTTAATGATGGAATGATAAAAAATGCATTAATTACAGCTGGTATTGAAAATGCTAATGTTAAAGCATCTGCACCATTTGAAGTGTCAGGAACTGCTGCTCTTGCTGGAATATTAAAAGGCTTTGAAAGCAGTAGCGCAGGAAAAAAGATTGATGAAAATAAAAAAGAAGCTGCCAATAAAGAATTAGTTACTACTGGAGATATTGCTGAAAAAATAGGACAAAATGATGCTTCTAACTTAATGAATGATATAAAAAAAGATGTAATAAAAGAAAAACCTAAAACAGACCAAGAAATAAATAAAATAGTAGATACGGCTATTAAAGAATATAAAGGTAAATTATCAGATCAAGATGTAACTAACATAAAAGATGTAATGAGCAAAATAAATTCATTAGACCTTAACTACAATAACTTAAAAGACCAATTAAATGATGTAACTAATCAATTAAAAGATAAATTAAGTAGTACTGAAGCTAAAGGTTTCTTTGCTAAATTATCAAGAATGTTTTCTAATTTATTGGATTCAATAAAAAGTGTGTTCTGA
- a CDS encoding metal-sensing transcriptional repressor — protein MVEQHNHEHENTKAVINRLSKAIGHLESVKKMVENGRDCSEVLIQIAAVKSAVNNIGKIILQDHINTCVVNAVETGDKRVLEDLNSAIDKFIK, from the coding sequence ATGGTTGAACAACATAATCACGAACATGAAAATACTAAAGCAGTTATCAATAGGCTATCTAAAGCCATAGGACATTTAGAATCTGTTAAAAAGATGGTAGAGAATGGTAGAGATTGCAGTGAGGTTCTTATTCAAATTGCAGCAGTAAAATCTGCAGTTAATAACATTGGAAAAATTATTTTACAAGACCATATTAATACCTGTGTTGTAAATGCAGTAGAAACTGGAGATAAAAGGGTACTAGAAGATTTGAATAGTGCTA
- a CDS encoding leucine-rich repeat domain-containing protein: protein MKQIKKTLIIFMAAVIVMVGILISITAKAAVLTTPKINYIGIEHSPLVVGDTEKFTVTSVKYDGLVQYRAFLFDGKVWSELTSGYTTAQDSKTPVVLPETPVLKLGNYKLSVWVKKAGTIGLNKSGYDSYYVAALNCVSKDDANRVHANGEADYTLTGAKLTFNSIKDIGGIKGPYLYRLHILNTNTGVWTTRVSQYATAPSYTFTKAGTYMVVVHANTVKSTTWKNYLAEDKTVANQKSTYGTYEAWKTIMVTVNDSAVVDSISDGTDITSRFTDKDFKSFVYSLIGKTSPSPILYSDVKNIKVLKLPIDYNYDIPWRGNISSLSGIQYFTALTDLSCASNRLTTLDVSNNTKLALLECGNNPLKALDLSKNTALTELNCNNNQLTTLDVSKNTALTKLYCYGNQLTTLDVSKNTALTSLGCGSNGLTTLYTNTALTSLDCDYNKLTTLDVSKSIALTELNCVNNQLTTLDVSKNTALTLLNCSTNQLITLDTNTALTSLDCRANQLTTLDVSKSIALTELLCNSNQLTTLDVSKNTALTKLWCGFNKLETLDVSKNTALTSLRCEYNQLETLDVSKNTALTYLDCRDNQLITLDTNTALTSLSCYNNLLTTLDVSNNTALTSLECRNNQLTTLDVSKITALDNLSCAHNQITSLFSIKDTWYTQGYRPQYTDSSHTETTDTLIITIKD from the coding sequence ATGAAACAAATTAAAAAAACACTAATCATATTTATGGCGGCGGTCATTGTAATGGTTGGAATTTTAATAAGTATTACAGCAAAAGCTGCAGTTTTAACTACTCCAAAAATAAATTATATTGGAATAGAACATTCACCACTAGTGGTAGGAGACACTGAAAAATTTACAGTAACTTCAGTAAAGTATGACGGCCTAGTACAATACAGAGCATTCCTTTTCGATGGTAAAGTATGGAGTGAATTAACAAGCGGATACACAACCGCACAGGATAGTAAAACTCCAGTTGTGTTACCAGAAACACCAGTATTAAAATTAGGAAATTATAAACTTTCAGTTTGGGTAAAAAAAGCTGGAACAATAGGCCTTAACAAAAGTGGTTATGATAGTTACTATGTAGCTGCACTTAACTGCGTATCTAAAGATGATGCTAACAGAGTACATGCTAATGGAGAAGCAGATTACACTCTTACCGGAGCGAAATTAACATTTAATTCAATCAAAGATATAGGTGGAATCAAAGGACCATACCTATATAGATTACACATATTAAATACAAACACTGGAGTATGGACAACTAGAGTATCACAGTATGCTACTGCTCCATCATACACATTTACAAAGGCAGGAACTTATATGGTTGTTGTACATGCAAACACAGTTAAATCAACAACTTGGAAAAATTACTTAGCAGAAGACAAAACAGTAGCTAATCAAAAATCAACATATGGAACATATGAAGCTTGGAAAACAATAATGGTGACTGTTAATGATTCAGCAGTAGTAGATTCTATTAGTGATGGCACAGATATAACCAGTAGATTCACTGATAAAGATTTTAAAAGCTTTGTATATTCTCTTATAGGAAAAACTAGTCCGAGTCCAATACTTTATTCCGATGTGAAAAACATAAAAGTTTTAAAATTGCCTATTGACTATAATTACGATATCCCTTGGAGGGGTAACATAAGTAGTTTAAGTGGAATTCAGTATTTTACAGCACTAACTGATTTAAGTTGTGCTAGTAATCGACTGACAACTTTGGATGTAAGTAACAATACAAAATTAGCTTTGTTAGAATGTGGTAATAATCCACTAAAAGCCTTAGATTTAAGTAAGAATACAGCATTAACTGAGTTAAATTGTAATAATAATCAATTAACAACATTAGATGTAAGTAAGAACACAGCACTAACTAAGTTATATTGTTACGGTAATCAACTAACAACCTTAGATGTAAGTAAGAATACAGCATTAACTTCGTTAGGTTGTGGATCCAATGGACTAACAACCTTATATACCAATACAGCACTAACTTCGTTAGATTGTGATTATAATAAACTAACAACCTTGGATGTAAGCAAGAGTATAGCATTAACTGAGTTAAATTGTGTTAATAATCAATTAACAACATTAGATGTAAGTAAGAATACTGCACTAACTCTATTAAATTGTTCTACTAATCAACTAATAACCTTAGATACCAATACAGCATTAACTTCGTTAGATTGTAGAGCTAATCAACTAACAACCTTGGATGTAAGCAAGAGTATAGCATTAACTGAGTTACTATGTAATAGTAATCAATTAACAACGTTAGATGTAAGTAAGAACACAGCATTAACTAAGTTATGGTGTGGCTTTAATAAATTAGAAACCTTAGATGTAAGTAAGAATACAGCATTAACTTCGTTACGTTGTGAGTATAATCAATTAGAAACCTTAGATGTAAGTAAGAATACAGCATTAACTTACCTAGATTGTCGGGATAATCAATTAATAACCTTAGATACCAATACAGCATTAACTTCGTTATCTTGTTATAATAATCTACTGACAACTTTGGATGTAAGTAACAATACAGCACTAACCTCTTTAGAATGTAGGAATAATCAACTAACAACCTTAGATGTAAGCAAGATTACAGCATTAGATAATTTATCGTGTGCTCATAATCAAATAACATCTCTGTTTTCAATTAAAGATACTTGGTATACGCAAGGGTATAGACCTCAGTACACAGATTCGAGTCATACTGAGACTACTGACACTTTAATTATTACAATTAAAGATTAG
- a CDS encoding helix-turn-helix domain-containing protein — MAIIVNLDVMMAIRKISLNELAEKVGITNANLSILKTGKAKAIRFSTLEAICRELKCQPGDILEFREE; from the coding sequence ATGGCTATAATTGTAAACCTTGACGTAATGATGGCAATACGCAAAATCTCGCTTAATGAACTGGCTGAAAAGGTTGGAATAACCAATGCAAATTTATCCATATTAAAAACCGGAAAGGCAAAGGCTATAAGGTTTTCTACACTGGAGGCTATATGCAGGGAGCTTAAATGTCAGCCGGGAGATATTTTAGAGTTTAGAGAGGAATAA
- a CDS encoding SPL family radical SAM protein, giving the protein MHETEVKGILSAQNGINIYRGCTHGCIYCDSRSKCYQMHHDFEDIEVKLNALKVLEDGLRRKRKKCMIGTGAMSDPYIHLDEKLGNTRKCIELIHSYGFGLAIQTKSARILRDLDLLKKINENTKCVVQMTFTTFDEELCKIIEPNVSTTRERFEVLKIMRDNGIPTVAWLSPILPFINDTEENIRGILDYCIEAKVHGIICFGMGLTLREGNREYFYKMLDEHFPGMKDRYVEKYNYAYQLPSPSNDSLMNIFKTTCKSHGILCDVDECFNYLHKFEEKFEHEQLMLPGLD; this is encoded by the coding sequence ATGCATGAAACAGAGGTAAAAGGTATTTTATCAGCTCAAAATGGAATAAATATATATCGTGGCTGTACTCATGGCTGCATTTATTGTGATTCAAGAAGCAAATGCTATCAGATGCATCATGACTTTGAGGATATAGAGGTAAAGCTTAATGCACTGAAAGTTTTAGAGGATGGCCTACGAAGAAAAAGAAAGAAATGTATGATAGGCACTGGGGCAATGAGTGATCCATACATTCACCTGGACGAAAAACTTGGGAATACTAGAAAGTGTATTGAACTTATTCATTCCTATGGATTTGGACTGGCCATACAGACCAAGTCCGCAAGAATTTTAAGGGATCTGGATTTACTCAAAAAAATTAATGAGAACACAAAGTGTGTAGTTCAGATGACCTTTACGACTTTTGATGAAGAACTGTGTAAAATTATAGAACCCAATGTAAGCACTACAAGAGAACGGTTTGAAGTGTTAAAGATAATGCGTGATAACGGAATCCCCACGGTAGCTTGGCTCAGTCCTATTTTGCCATTTATCAATGATACAGAGGAAAATATCCGGGGAATTCTGGATTATTGTATAGAAGCGAAGGTACATGGCATTATTTGTTTTGGCATGGGATTAACCTTAAGAGAAGGAAACAGGGAATATTTCTATAAAATGCTGGATGAGCATTTTCCAGGAATGAAGGATCGATATGTAGAAAAATATAACTATGCATATCAGTTACCAAGTCCTAGTAACGACAGTTTGATGAATATTTTTAAAACAACCTGTAAATCCCATGGTATATTGTGTGATGTTGATGAATGCTTCAATTATCTTCATAAATTCGAGGAAAAATTTGAGCATGAGCAGTTAATGCTGCCTGGACTAGATTAG
- a CDS encoding D-alanyl-D-alanine carboxypeptidase family protein: MKKKIGMILISGIVCLMYINSKYGHIKVIGDVIDRNAYIEAVKDMSNDNSNVDDGELMLVNRKNTLDKDYFPHNLKVAKVKIYPNVSNEEMQMKGNAADALKRLFDKGEEEGIILYALSGYRSYATQKDLYENSIKTSGKEYTDKYVAMAGKSEHQSGLAMDITNAEKSTGFENTKEGKWLQKNAYKFGFIIRYGIGKEDITGYNYEPWHVRYVGAPNSEKIYSNDITLEEFLKS; the protein is encoded by the coding sequence GTGAAGAAGAAAATCGGAATGATTTTGATTTCAGGTATTGTATGCTTAATGTACATAAACAGCAAATATGGTCATATAAAAGTTATAGGGGATGTAATTGACAGGAACGCTTATATTGAAGCTGTTAAAGATATGTCTAATGACAATAGCAATGTAGATGATGGAGAGTTAATGTTAGTGAATAGAAAAAATACTCTGGATAAGGATTATTTTCCACATAATTTAAAAGTGGCAAAGGTTAAAATTTATCCTAACGTGTCAAATGAAGAAATGCAAATGAAAGGGAACGCAGCGGATGCACTTAAAAGACTGTTTGATAAAGGTGAGGAGGAAGGAATTATACTTTATGCATTATCTGGTTATAGATCTTATGCAACTCAAAAGGACTTATATGAAAATAGTATTAAAACAAGCGGAAAAGAGTATACCGATAAGTATGTGGCAATGGCAGGTAAAAGTGAGCATCAATCAGGGTTAGCAATGGATATAACTAATGCTGAAAAGAGTACAGGTTTTGAAAACACTAAAGAAGGTAAATGGCTTCAAAAGAATGCTTATAAATTTGGATTTATAATAAGATATGGAATAGGAAAAGAAGATATTACAGGTTATAATTATGAACCTTGGCATGTAAGGTATGTAGGTGCTCCGAATTCAGAGAAAATTTACTCAAATGATATTACTTTGGAGGAGTTTTTAAAATCTTAA